The sequence TAAAAGTTTTGCATCAGCCTAAGTATCTTGCATTAGGGCTAAACTTTATGACCAAAAATGAAATAAAAGAGCTTAACCGTGCTACCCGTTCGGTTGATGAGCCTACTGATGTATTGAGCTATCCCAATCTGGATTTGATAGCGGGCGAAATAGCGGATAAAAAAGTCTTTACATCAGAATATGACCATGTTACACACAGACTTTTTTTGGGCGAAATAGTAATTTGTGAAGAAAAGGCTATGGAACAGGCGCAAGAATATGGACATGATCTAAAACGTGAATTAGGATTTTTGTTTATTCATGGTTTATTGCATTTACTTGGTTACGATCATATTCATCCCGAAGATGAAAAGATTATGCGTTCACTGCAAACCAAAATTTTGAGTATTGCGAA comes from Clostridia bacterium and encodes:
- the ybeY gene encoding rRNA maturation RNase YbeY translates to MKIISESTVKPFYKKLFKIALKVLHQPKYLALGLNFMTKNEIKELNRATRSVDEPTDVLSYPNLDLIAGEIADKKVFTSEYDHVTHRLFLGEIVICEEKAMEQAQEYGHDLKRELGFLFIHGLLHLLGYDHIHPEDEKIMRSLQTKILSIAKLER